The DNA sequence ATCGACCGGGTCGCAGGCATGGTCGCGATGAGCGCGAAAGCGGTGGTGCACCAGCGGGTCAGATGCATCAAGAGACTCGAGCCTCGGCGAATGCCATCATGTACCCGTGAAGACGACGCGCCACACATGAAACGATACCACCCCGTCCGCCGACTCCACGCGCGTGGCGAGCATGCCGTTCCCGATGGCCGCACTGATCCAGGCATCGGCGCGCCACGACCCCAGGAAGCTCCCGGCGGTACTGTCGTACACATCGATGACCCCGTCGAAGTACCGGCCGAGCCCACCGGTGGGAACCCAGGGCGCGGCTTGCCGTTCGCCTCCTCCCGCAGGGATCTTCGCGACCTTCGGCGAGTTCGGGTCGGCCTTCCACTTGGCATCCGCCGCTCGCGCGAGGAGAAAGAGCCGCCCGCTGTCCGACCAGAGCGCGAGCGCGAAGGGGAGCGGCGGGGTGACCCCTGCCCCGCGACGACGCGCCTCGGCTAACGCGGCGTAGTCATGCGTCGGGAACCAGCTCGGCGTGCGAGCAATGGTCTGCAGCTTCTCGCCGCTGGCGGACCAGCGCTGCAGGCCGTAGCGGTAGAATTGCGGCGCAGCCCAGAAACCGTCGCCCGTTGCCGGAGCAACCAGGTACTGCTGGCTGTCGTAATCCGGCCCTTGGCCACCGTTGCCGAAGTCCACGACCGTTGCCGGAGGACCGAATGTCAGTTTCAGGGCGGCATTCGGCGCGAGCACGACGAATGGCAGCGTCGGGGCGGCGTAGTTCTGGACGAGCACGTCGCCGTTCGCAAGTGCGAGATGACGAAACGCGCTCAGCGGTTTTGCGGCCTGGGCACTGCGCCCGCGCCCGGTCGAGACGGCGATCGTCGTCACCCTGCCGTAGGAGAAGATCGAGACGGAATCGCCGCGCGCTGCAACGACCGACTTCTGCCCGCGGTATTCCCCCGGTCCATCACCAATCCGGCCGAGGGTACCGAGGAAGCGTCCATCGGCAGCGTAGCGGAGGATCGGCCCTTCGCCCCAGACGAGAAACTCACCGCTCGGGAGCGCCAGCAGCGCGCCCTCGTCGTTGATCAACTCCTTGTCGTTCATGGAGCCGACGGTCGCGACGTAACTGAGCGTCATCGTGCAGCGCGCACAGCTGCCGGGCTCGGTGCGCACCAAGGTGGGCGGCGCCGGCTTCCCTTGCGCCGCGACCACGGAGGGGAGGGCGAGGATCAGCGTCATGCAGAGCGTGCGAATCATCGAGGTCCTCTCATCGAGGCGGTTCCAGAGAGCGCGGCCCTCACCGCGGCCGCTCGTAGCGCCGGACCACCCACTCCCCGCTCTCCGACTCCCGCGCGGCATAGATCGCGGTGGCACTCACGGCGATGATCTTCCACGACTGTGGCAGCACGAGGGTGCGGAGGTGGACGCCGGTGCGATCGAACTCTGCATACTGCTCCGTGGTGTAGCCCGCCGGCTGATTCAGCCAGAGGGAAGTAGCGCCCCGACAGGTCGGCGCGGACTTCCTGGAACGGACCCTTGATCGGTGCCAGCTCCCGCGCGGCGCGGTCGAGCCCCTCGGGCGCGGGCAGGCCGCGGAAGAGCGCGCGATCGGCGTCGACGGTCGGGATCGGCGCGAACGGGAGCGGGAAGGTCGTCAGCGTGCCCTCGCGACTGATGAACTCCAACACTCGGCGCGATCCCCGCGCGATCCACACCGTGCCGTCGTGATCGACGCCCCAGAGGTCGCGCGGCGCGTACTCCGCCGGCGCCATCATCCCCATCTGACCGATCTGGATCGGGGCCGTCTGCAACCGCTCCACAAAGCCGACGGTGTCGACGGTCGTGGCCGCCGCACGAAGGCGCACGACGGGCGCGGAATCACCGGGCGCCGCTTGCGGGGCGCCTGGGCCGACACCGAGCTGATTGCCCAGCGTGTCGGCACGCAGCAGGAACGGCGAGAGCCCCGCGGGAATGGCACGGTGCTCCTCGAAGGTCAGCGCCGGGGCCAAGACAGTGACGCGCCTGGCGACTCCGTCGACGACGCCAATGCGGCCTGCCGGCAACGCGAAGACGAAGCCTGGTCCCCGATACTCCCCGGGGCCGTCCCCGGCGCGACCGATCGTGTCGCGGCGTCCGGTCGCGAAAATCGAGTCGGATCAATCCGGGCAGGCGTGGGTCGGGAGCAGCAACACACCAGGTGCCGTCTCGTAGGCCACCTCGGGCTGATCGACGCCGACGACGCTGTCGAGGACCGGGCCGAGGTCGATGACCGCGGCGGACGTCGACGCAGGGTCGGCCTCGCGGCAAGAGGTGAGCAGGGTGAGTGCGCCGGCGAGCGCGATCTGTCTCAGCAGGATACAACCTCCGGGGTGATCACGATCCCTCGATGTCCGGGATCGTGGCTCGTGGCGCCCACTGTTCCCTTGTCGCTCGGCGTGGTGAGTTGATCCCTGAAATCCTGCTCTTCGCGCAAGCTGTCAATCGCCGCCCGCATCTTCCATTGTGCCTCGCGAAGCTGACCGACCTGACTGGTGAGCTCACTCACGCGCACCGCGAGGGAACCGTGGATCTCGTTGTTCCGGCGCATCCGCACGGCATAGTACGCGGCACCACCCAGGACCATGAACAGCAGGAGTCCGCCCATCAGTCAGTCTCCTACGCCGTCGGTGGATGGGTCAGGCTGCTCGTCGCGCGCGGCTGCCGCTCGGTTGCCGCGAGGCGTGTCGACCCCTTCGCCTCGGCGGCGAGCTCGGCCAGTTCGTCGGCCAGCAGGAAATTCTGCTCGGCCAGCGCCGCGACCTCCGCGCTGAGCCGGTGCAGGTCGCGCGCCGCACTGTCCCGCCGGTCCCAGGCCCGGATCAGGAGCCAGCCCGCAGCCACCGGGACAGCGATGATGTTGAGGACGATCAAGTACTCGAGGGGGCCGATGTTCCCGAACATGGTGGCGCCTCATCAGGGGGATGGGGAAGTGCCATCGTGCGTGGTGCTGCGGGGTGGACGTTGCGCCGGGCGAAAGGGGCCCGGACGCTCACTCATTCCAGCTACCACGACCCCGTCACCGGCGCGGCCGCCAGTGGCGCGGAAGCTCGGCCGAGCCCTACCGCTTCGCCAGATGATACGCGACCAGCGCATTCGCGTGGCCGTGCCCGAGGCCGTGCTCCGATTTGAGCAGCGCGACCAGCTCCATGTGCTTGAGATCGCCGGCGCGCTTCAGCACGCCGAACCAGTGGGCCACTGGATGGCCGTACTTCTTCTCAATGGACGGGAAGTAGGACGCTGGGCCCTGGACCTTTTCGGAACCTGCCATCGGTGGCCTCCTGAGAGTCTTGATGAAGCTATCAGCATACCGAGCCGGGCGAGGCGCCACTCCAATCCGCCCCTGTTTGAAGAGCCATCCGGGTAAGGTCCTTCGACTGCGCAGCCCTTCGGGCTGCTCCGCTCAGGATGACAACGCCGTGATCCATCATCCATCATCCATCATCGATCATCGATCACCGCGCATTGACCCTTCGCTACGCTCAGGTCAAGCATGCGCGGCTGAAACCTCGACATGCATGTCATGCGCATAACCCATCGCCACCACCATCGTCACCAGCCCGACCCCCGCCAGCCCGACAAACACCCACGTCATCCCGTGCCCGGCCACCGGGCCAGGGAGTCCGCGCAGCGCGCCGAGGGCGGCGACACCGATCGCACCGCCCAGGAAGCGTGAGAAGGCGCCGAGTGCGGTGACGACGCCGCGCTGGCCGTGCGCGACGGTCGATTGCGCATCGACCACCGTCGTCGTCGAGAGGAGGCCGAAGCCCAGGCCCATCACGAACATGATCACTGCGAGCACCCAGATCGGTGCGCTGCTCGAGACGAAGCCCGCGAGTGCGATCGCCCCGATCGCGAGCAGCAGCGCGCCCAGCCGGATGGTCGCTTGCCGGCCGTTCTTGATCATCAACGCCGGCGACCGGCTCGCCGCGATCGGCCAGCCCAGCAGCAGCGGCGAGAGCGCGGCCGACGCGGCGATCGAGCCACCACCTGCAATCAGCCGCAGCGGCAGCCAAGTGAGCACCACCATCATCATCGCCCCGACTAAACCGAGCAGCGCGATGCCGGTGCCGAGGCGCGGTGAGCGGAGGATCTGCACCGGGATGACCGGATCGGCGGCGCGTCCCTCGACAAAGATCAGCGCACCGAACGCTGCCGCAGAGAGGATCGCCATCGGGAGCGTCGCGACCTGCTCGATCGCGAGCAGCAACGCAAACGCACCGACCGCGGTGCAGAGCACGCCGAGTCGGTCGAGCGGGACAGTGCTGCGCACGCGTGCGGGCTCGCGATAGGCGAGCGCCACGATGCCGATCGCCGCGAGTGCAAACGGAATGTTGATCCAGAAGATCCAGCGCCAGCCGATGGTGGTCGCGAGCAGCGACCCGAGCAGCGGACCGATCGCGCCGGACGTGCCCCAGACCGCGCCGATGATCCCCTGCACCTTGCCGCGCTCGTGCACTTCCCAGAGATCGCCGACGATCGTCATCGTGACCGGCTGGATCGCGCCGGCCCCGGCACCCTGGATCACTCGGCCGAGGACCAGCAGGTCGAAGGTCGGCGCAAAGCCGGAGACGAGCGAGCCGAGCGCAAAGAGGAGGAGGCCGACATAGAGCAGCGGCGCGCGACCATGCCGATCGGCGAGCTTGCCGTAGAGCGGAATCGCGACCGTGCTGGCCAGCAGATAGGCGATGTTGACCCAACCGTAGCGGGCGTCACCGCCCAGGTCGTGCACGATGGTCGGGAGGGCGGTGGCCACGACGGTGGCCTCGATCGCCGAGAGGAACATCGCCAGCACGAGGCCGACGAGGGTCCAGCGGCGACCGACGAAACGGGGGGAAAGCGGGGGCATGCGGCAAGATAGCGAGAAGGGTGGTTCCCTAGGCGTGTGTCATCCTGAGTGGAGCAACCGGAACGGTTGCGTAGTCGAAGGACCTCTTGCCGTGCGCCGGGAGAGGTCCTTCGACTGCGCCCGCTTCGCGGGCTCCGCTCAGGATGACAAGCCTTGAGCCCCCTTCACCGTCCGAAGAAACTCGCCACCATCTCCTTCAAATCCCTTCCCAGCCCCGCCGGGTTCGCCCGCGTGTACTCGGCGTACGTCCGCTCCTCGGCCTCACGGACGGCCAGCCACGCGAGCTCGCCCTGCGCACGCGCCGCGGCGATCCGGTGCGGACCGGCGTCGGCCGGCGAGGTCGCCTCGACATGCGCCAGGTGCGCCGCGAGCAGCGCCGCGCGGCATTCGTACAGCGGCCGAGCGGCCGCGAGTTCCTTCGGTTGAACGGGATGTGCCCCAACGCCACCAAAAGCCAGCAGATCCGAGATCATTATGGGCTCAACAGTAGAAGTGAGTCTCATCATACCCCGGAACTGGGGAAAGATTCACCATAGGGGGAGTCCGGATTGGCGAACGGCGAACGGCGAACGGCGAATTGTCCGCTGTTCGCCGTTCGCTGTTCGCTGCTTCTCAAGGCGCCGACCGGAGTCGAACCGGTGATGGAGGTTTTGCAGACCTCTGCCTTACCACTTGGCTACGGCGCCGAATGCCGGGGGATTCTAGTCGCCCCTCTGGCCAGTGTCCACCGAATCGGGAACCGGGGGCCGGTACCCGGCGTTATCCTCTTGGGCAGGGTGTCCCCCCTCCCTGCCCAATCCGGAGTACCCCATGCCCTGCAATGAATCCCCCCTGTTCCGCGGGATCCGTGTCGTCGCCGGCCTCGCCATGCTCTACCTCGGCTGGACCCACACTGTCACCGGGACCGCCGGGACCGTGCTGCAGTGGCTCGGCTTCGTCCCCCTGCTGACCGGGCTGACCGGCTTCTGCCCCCTCTACACCGCCCTGGGCATCAACCGCTGCGGGCCGAAGGTGGCGTAGGCGCGCACTCGGGCGAACCCCGCCCGCGTTGACGATGCCTTGAGACGGGCAGCGTACCCTGCATCACGGGGTGCGGTGCCCGTCGCGGCGTCGGACCCCGGGGAAGGTGGTGGCGCCCCGTTCCGGCCGGCGGTTATACTATGGGTATGAAAACGGCGATCTCCCTTCCGGACGCACTGTTCCGCGCGGCCGACCAGCTGGCAAAGCGCGCGCGCAAATCCCGCAGCCAGCTGTACGCTGACGCGTTGACGGAATATCTGACCCGGCACGCCCCGGATGAGGTGACCGAGGCGATGAACCGCGTGGTCGACCAGCTCGGCGCGGGCGCCATCGACCCGTTCATCGAGGCCGCGAGCCGACGCACGCTCGAGCAGAGCGAGTGGTAGCCGTCGCGCAGGGCGATGTCTGGTGGGCGGAACTGCCTGACCCGGTCGGTTCGGGACCGGGCTTTCGTCGACCAGTCGTCGTCGTGCAGGGCAACTCGCTCAACCGAAGCAAGCTCCCGACGGTGGTCTGCATCCCACTGACGAGCAACCTGACCTGGGCAGAGGCGCCGGGGAACACGCCGTTGTCCGCCAAGTCGACCGGCCTGCCCAAGGCCTCGGTCGCCAACGCCACCCTGATCTTGGCACTGGATCGTGCCGTGCTGACGGAGAGGGCCGGGAAGCTCACGGCGAAGCAGGTGGAGCAGATTCTTCAGGAAGTCGACGTGGTGCTGGGGCGGTAGGGCCGCAGCCCGCGCAGCCTAGCGCCGCAAGAAGTTTCCCCTGCCCGAACCTCCCGGGGCAGCAACTGCCCACACCCACCCCGTAACGTACTGAAAGACCACGGCCGCGACACGCCTTGGTGTTTCTCGATTTGATGATCCGTTGATAGTGGCAGCTTACCCTGTGGTGGTGGGGTTGGCTGCCGGTGATCCACCACGCGCCCTCCTCATCGAATACTCGGAAAGCCTGGACCGCCAGGGCCTAGAAAGCTCTGACCTTCCGCCCCGGCTCCCCATCACTTCCCCTGAGGGCTCCATGAGATTGGCGTGGATGAAACGAAGTGTGCTACCCATGATGATCCTGTTCGTCCTCGGTTGCGCTCAACTTCCGACAGGCGCCGACGAAGCGACGGTTACGCTTCCGGCTGACCGCATGGCCTCGCAGGAAAGCAACGGTGACTCGATCCAGTACCTGGGTGACATCACGACGACCGTCATTCAGGCGATGGCAACCGGCCCGTTCTGGCACGCTGACCGCTGGTGGCACGACGGTGGCCTGCCGTATCCTATGCCGTGGACACCGCCAGAAATTTGGGGTCGACCGAGGATCCGGTGTGGGCGGAACGCCCCCAGGTGATCTTGCCCCTTGGGACCCGCTCGCGGCGTCAGATACCTTGTGCAGGGCTTGGAACAACGAGACGGTTGAACCCGGCAAATTGGCAGGCCGAAGCGGCCCAATGAACAGCCAAGCGATGATGGATTCACTACGCGCGCTGTTTGCTGACGCAAGGGCCGCCAACACAGAAATGGGAGGGTACTTCTATCAGGAGTACTACAACTCTCCAATTCAGTTCATCCGGCTTGCACCCGACTTGACGCTCACCGATGCGTGCAAGTTCTATCCGCTCGCGACGGGACAAGCGCCCGGTGCGATTGTTGGATACGTTCACACGCATCAAGCGGTCGTCGGAGTGAACACGCCGTGCATTAAAGGCGGCGGGTCAGTCAGCCCAGACAATATCGCGGGTGGTGGTGGCTCCCCTGAAGATTGGGACGGGGCAACGACGACCAAGATCAGCACCTACACTGTCGACGCGACCGATATATGGCGACTCGATCCCGGCGTACTAACACAGAATCGGCTGGGGAACCGCAATCGGTGGGCCTACTTCGCGACCGGGTGTCCGGTCCGCTTCACGTACTAGGAGCCAGCCAATGATCACCGTGCGAAGCATGCTCGGCGTACTAGCCGCAATCACCCTTGGTGTTTTTCCTGGGCACGCGGTGCCAGGGGGCAACACCAGCACCAACTGCTGGCCAGCGGAGAAGGAACTTTCAGACTTTGAGATCTACGTGCGCGGCGTCGTTGCGCATCCGATCTTGCAGGACCTTCGAAATCGACTCGGGCTGAAAACCATGCCAGCCGATAGCGTGATCATCATTCGTGATGACGCGCTCTGTGCTCGCGCAGGCTTACTCTTCCCATCCAAGCATGCGTCAGTGCAGCGCATTCGTCTGGCACGCCTCGGCTCGGTCTACTGGGCCGAAGACGGGAGCAAGGGAGGGGAGTGGACTATCGGATTGCTTGCGGACAGCACACTCACCAAGGTGCTGCACCGTCCGAGTCGGTAGCTCAGGCGTGGTGCACCGACGAAGCTCGTGGCGTACTCGCACCTATTTCGCCACGCTGTGACCTCGGCCAGGGCTGGACTCTACCCATCCCGCTCCAGCGTCACCGTCAGCCCCCGCCGGCACGAGTCGCAGCTGATCGCGAGCGGCTGGTCGGGGTGGATCATGCCGAAGCCGCCGCCGATCCGGTTCACCGCCTGACACTTCGGGCAGGCGAGCCGGATCGGGGTGAGCCGCGCCACCGCCCGCAGCTGCCGCCCCGCCGCGATGCCGCCACCAATCAGCAGCAGCGGCGGTCCCATCAGATGGATGATCGGAATCGGGATCAGCGCCACCGACGCCAGTATTGCCACCACGAAGATCCCGACCGCGCGCACCACGCGCGTGCCAAAGGGAATCTCGATCAGTTCCCCCTCACCCCTCACCTCGCCGCCGTCAGCGCTTGCCAAGGCGACCATCACCGCTCGTTTATGCATCGACGGTATCCCGCTCTGCCGTGCCCCGGAAAAAGACCACGGCCAGCGCGATCCAGAGCGGAATGTCGCCGAGCAGCTTCATCGTGAGGCCGGCGAGCATGATGTCGTCGTTGGCGGAGAAGCGGACGTCGACGCGCGGCGCCAGCTCATACAGCGCGTACATCGGCCAGTCGGAGAAGACCATCATCATCGCCGGAATCGTCGGGATGATCGTCGCGCCGAAGAGGTAGCCCATCTTGCCGAAGGTGCCGAGCTGCTTGAACGCCTTCGGCGCCACCAGCGGCCACCAGAGGAAGAGCCCCGCCGCCAGCCAGCTGCAATCGATCAGGAACGAGCCGAGCTGCGACTGCATCGCCGGGTCGACGACGGCGGGGAGGTGGCTCGTCACCACGATCAGGTTGTAGCAGGCCAGCCCGGGAATCGCCTTCGCCATCGTGCTCAGCAGCCGGTGACGACTCGAGCCCACCGGCGCAAACGCGAGCCACCCTTCCTCGGGGATCGAGCGCAGCAGCGCCGGCCCCACCAGCAGGGTGAGCATCAGGAACTGGAAGGTGTGCACCGAGGCGAGATACCCCGCGCCGAGTTTGCCGACCGGCCAGTCGAGCGTGACGAGCAGCGCGATCCACGCCGTGCAGAACCACCCCCACGGACGGCGCGTCCACTGCTGCCGCACGCCGAGCTGCCACCACGCGTACGCGAGCAGCAGCAGCGCGAGGTTCACCCCTGGATACCATTGCCACTGCCAGCTCCACGGCAACCCGGTCGCCGCACACCACCACTGCATCAGCTACTCCTTTCCGCCCACTGCGCGCACGGTGGTCGACTGCTCAATCGTCAGCCCACTGCGGAAGTGGAACGTCAGCACCACGTCGGCACCTACCGCGAGGGGCGTCGGGAAATGCTCCAGCATCAGATGATGCCCGCCCATGGCGAAGACCACCGAGTCACCCGCCGGCACCGCGATCCACGTCAGCGGCATCATCATCACCTGGCCGTCGCCATGATCCATCGATTCGTGCAGCGTCACCGAATCGGCAGCGGGCGTCGTCACCCGATCGAGCGTGTCGGCCGACTCGCCAGCATTCCGCAACACCAGATACCCCGACGCGGCCACCGCACCGACCGGCGCCACACTCACCTCGAGCCGCGACACCCTGAGCGGACCCTCCGCCGCGCCGCAGGCGGTGGTGCAGATGAGCAGCAGGAGCAGGCGCGCGGAGGTCATAAGTCGTAAGTCGTAGGTCGTAGGTCGTAGGTCTCGCAAAGTTGTCATCCTGAGCGGAGCAGCCCGAAGGGCTGCGCAGTCGAAGGACCTCTCGCCGAGGCAACAAGGTCCTTCGACTTCGCCCGCTGCGCGGGCTCCGCTCAGGATGACAACGCGGTGAGCACCCCTCACCCCTCACCATCCATCATCCATCATCCATCATCGATCATCGGCCATACTCCACCAGCCTCGGCAAGTCATGCGCCCAATCCCGCTGCCTGGTCCCGAACGGATACTGCACCCGGCCGAGGCCGTCGCGCGTGTGCGCGATCACCTGCGAGGCGTGCCCCACCAGGTACGTCCCCGCGGCACTCGCCGTCACCGTGTCCTGCTCGGCCGTCAGCAATCCGGCGGCGAGTTGCGCCGCCTTGATGGTGGAGTCGCTGCCGGTGAGCGCAGTGAAGCGCGGGTCGAAGCCCGCCACCCACGGCGCCAGCACCGCCATCGAGTCGCGCGCCGGATCGACCGTCACGAAGACGACCTTGATCTGGCGCGAGACCTCTTCGGGCAGCTTGTCGAGCACCGCCGCGATGTTGGCGAGGTGCACCGGACAGACATCGGGGCAATGCATGTAGCCGAAGAAGAGCAGCGTCACCGTGCCGCGCGTCTGCTCGGCCAGGTTGTACGGCGCGCCCTTGGCGTCGGTGAGGACCACGTTCGGCATCGGGCGCGGCGTGACCACCTCGGCGCCGATGAAGCCGCCGGGGGAGAGCTCACGATCGATCTTCTCGCCGCAAGCCAGCACGCCCACGGCGAGCAGCACCGACCACGCCCGCCTCACTCGACGAAGTCGACCGAGAAGCTGTAGGCGCCGCGGACCACGTGGCCGTCGGCCGCGGCGGTCTTCCAGCGCACGACGTACCGCCCCGGCGGGATCGGCCGGGTCACCGGTGCGTGGAGCTCCTTGCCGGCCGCCTTGGTGTCGATCACCAGCGACATCACGTTGCTGGAATCGGGACGCAGGATGGTGATCGACGACAGCTTCGGATTCACCTTGCCGGTGAAGGTCAGGACGACCTCACGCGGCGGCCCCTTCACGGTGGAATCGCGCTCGGGGATGGAGCTCTTCAGTTCAGTGTGAAACAGCAGCGCTGCCGGCGCGACCACCGCACCGATCACCACCGCGACAACCTTGGACAACATCACGTGCGCTCCACGTTGGCAGACCCCACAATATAGTGGGCCGTCAGGGCGCGATGGTGACCTTGTCGACGAAGTACGGCGTGTCGCCGAAGCAGGTCGTCGGCACCCCGCGATGCTCGGCGTAGTGGAGCACGACACGCTTCCCGACCGCCTCGCTCATCGACTTGGCGACGAGGTCGTCCCGCACCGTGAAGGTCCACATGACCGGGGCGACGCCCGGCACGGTGGTCATCGCGATCTCCCCTTCCCACGTCTTGCAGAGCCATCCCTTGTTCGAAAACTTCTGCAGCACGCCGGCGCGCTCCCCTTCGGAGTAGGCCCAGTTGAGCGCGGCGCCCGCGTAGATCGAGAAGAGGAGGACGGGGGTCGCCACGACCGCCACGGCGATCAGTCCCCAACGGCGCTTCTTCTTCGGTGCATCGGATTCGGACATGACGTGCTCCTCCCTCGGTATCGACCCGCCGCCGCTCAGCGTCCGCCGCGCAGCCCAGTCGAAAAGGTAAAGCCCTTCCCCACCACGAAGACCCAGCCCGACGCTTCGCGGTCATTCCCCACCCGATAGACCAGATCCATCCGGTTGGCCTCGAGGTCCGGCGCGCGCGAGGCGCCGAGCCGCAGCCCGACCCCCATGTCCCACCCGGTGCGCATCGTCGAACCACGATACCAGGCGCCACCATGGTCCACGAACGTCGCGATCCCCACGTCCATCACCTTCAGGAAGTCGACCGCCGCGCCGTAGCGATACTCGGCCGTCACGAAGAAGGCGCGGTCTCCAGTGAACGCGTGCGACCGGAAGGCGCGCGGCCCGGCGCCCAGCCCGAGGTCGAACTCGCTGCCAGGGAGGAGTCCGCGGAGGACGCCCCCCGAGGCATGCACGAGCGCGAGATGCTTCGGCGAAGGGATCCACGCCGCCGTGGCCGCGACCTGCGCGGTGGCCGAGTCGAGGCCGCTGCTGGTGATCATCCCGCCGACATTCCACTCGAGCAGCGAGAAGCCGCGCGCCGAGCCGTGTCCGGTGCGGCCCGCGATCGCCGGGGCGATGCCGCTCTTCTCGTAACCGAACACCGACGGTGCCAGCAGCAGCGAGGCGCGCACCACGGTACTGAGATCGACGTCCTCGTCGCGCGAGAGCGAGTTGTAGCCCTGCAGCTTCACGTAGCGTCCTTTCCGCGCCTCGATCCAGCCGCCGACCGCACCGGTCACCGATCGCTCGGTGATCCCGATGTTGTCATACGTGGCCTGCGTGGTGAAGTCGTCGCGCCGGAGCTGCGCCACCACTCCGGCCCGCACATAGCCGAGGCTCGGTGTCCGCAGCGCGCGCGCCACTTCGGCGCGGCCGAGGACGTAGCGCCGCTGCAGCGTGTCGGTCGCCTGCTCGATCCCGTCGCGGAAGCGGAGGATCCGTTCGCGGCGAGTGTCGCCGGTGATGCTCCACGCCGACTTGGCGCCGAGGTTGAAGAACGACTTCCCGATGGTACCCGCCGCCAACTGGCCGTCGCTGCGGTCCTCCAGCGCGGCCACCATGCCGATGGTGCCGCCGATCAGCCGCGGCTGCCGGAACGCCAGCGTGGTGGTGCTCCGATCGGGGTTCTTCCGGTACAGCAACGACGTCTGCGTCGCGGTGCCGAGGAGGTTGTCCTCGATCAGCGCCAGGGTATAGACGACCTGGCCGCCGGTGGAGCCGAAGCGGAAGTCGGGCCGCGTACTCCAGCCGTCGCGCGTGGTGACCGTCACCACCAGCCCGGAATCGACCGAGCTGGTGTCGATCTTCACGCTGCGGAACACCCCGAGCCGGCGGAGGTTGCGCTCACTCTCGGCGATCTTCGCCGAGTCATACGGCTCGCCCGGATGGAGCAGCACCTCGCGCCGGACCACATACGGCAGCGTGGTGATGTGGAGCCGATTGACGAGGTTGAGCAACCAGAAGCGGGACTCGTCGGGGTCGAAGATGGAGCGGCGTTCGAGGACGACGGCGGCGACGGTGGCCTGGGCGAGCAGCGGTGCCGGGGCGAGGATCAACGCCACGATGATCGATGATCGATGATCGATGATCGATAGCGCACGCCGAGCGACAGCCCCCGTGAACGCACGGAGCCCCATCGACCATCGATCATCGATCATCGATCATCCTGTTTTTCTTCAGCTCAACGACTCCAACAGCCGCCACAACTCCAGCGGCGAAAACTCCGCGAATCGGGCCTTCACGTCGGGGACGCTCCATTCGCGAAAGATCCACGCGGAGGAGCGGCGGACGTCGCCAGCGACGAAGTGGACCCGGCCGACGGCGAGGGGGCCGTCCTGGCGCGTCTCGAGGTGGACCGACCAATTGGTGCCGCCCCGGGCGAGGTCGCCCATGTGGTCGGCATTGGAGAGGTCGATCGTATCGGAAGGAGGTGTGGTCATGGTCACCGGGGCGAAAGACGTTTCAAGGGTAGCGAGGGGCCACGGCCTGCGCCAGCAGGGGACACTATATTGCGGCGCCGCCGATGGTGGCGATCCCCCGGCAATTCCCTGGAGACTCCGTGTCCGATACCCCTGCTTCCTCCTCGACCA is a window from the Gemmatimonadota bacterium genome containing:
- a CDS encoding ribbon-helix-helix protein, CopG family — protein: MKTAISLPDALFRAADQLAKRARKSRSQLYADALTEYLTRHAPDEVTEAMNRVVDQLGAGAIDPFIEAASRRTLEQSEW
- a CDS encoding type II toxin-antitoxin system PemK/MazF family toxin; amino-acid sequence: MVAVAQGDVWWAELPDPVGSGPGFRRPVVVVQGNSLNRSKLPTVVCIPLTSNLTWAEAPGNTPLSAKSTGLPKASVANATLILALDRAVLTERAGKLTAKQVEQILQEVDVVLGR
- a CDS encoding SCO family protein, which produces MRRAWSVLLAVGVLACGEKIDRELSPGGFIGAEVVTPRPMPNVVLTDAKGAPYNLAEQTRGTVTLLFFGYMHCPDVCPVHLANIAAVLDKLPEEVSRQIKVVFVTVDPARDSMAVLAPWVAGFDPRFTALTGSDSTIKAAQLAAGLLTAEQDTVTASAAGTYLVGHASQVIAHTRDGLGRVQYPFGTRQRDWAHDLPRLVEYGR
- a CDS encoding copper resistance protein CopC, which codes for MLSKVVAVVIGAVVAPAALLFHTELKSSIPERDSTVKGPPREVVLTFTGKVNPKLSSITILRPDSSNVMSLVIDTKAAGKELHAPVTRPIPPGRYVVRWKTAAADGHVVRGAYSFSVDFVE
- a CDS encoding DUF2892 domain-containing protein is translated as MPCNESPLFRGIRVVAGLAMLYLGWTHTVTGTAGTVLQWLGFVPLLTGLTGFCPLYTALGINRCGPKVA
- a CDS encoding copper chaperone PCu(A)C, encoding MTSARLLLLLICTTACGAAEGPLRVSRLEVSVAPVGAVAASGYLVLRNAGESADTLDRVTTPAADSVTLHESMDHGDGQVMMMPLTWIAVPAGDSVVFAMGGHHLMLEHFPTPLAVGADVVLTFHFRSGLTIEQSTTVRAVGGKE
- a CDS encoding cytochrome c oxidase assembly protein; amino-acid sequence: MQWWCAATGLPWSWQWQWYPGVNLALLLLAYAWWQLGVRQQWTRRPWGWFCTAWIALLVTLDWPVGKLGAGYLASVHTFQFLMLTLLVGPALLRSIPEEGWLAFAPVGSSRHRLLSTMAKAIPGLACYNLIVVTSHLPAVVDPAMQSQLGSFLIDCSWLAAGLFLWWPLVAPKAFKQLGTFGKMGYLFGATIIPTIPAMMMVFSDWPMYALYELAPRVDVRFSANDDIMLAGLTMKLLGDIPLWIALAVVFFRGTAERDTVDA
- a CDS encoding MFS transporter, translated to MPPLSPRFVGRRWTLVGLVLAMFLSAIEATVVATALPTIVHDLGGDARYGWVNIAYLLASTVAIPLYGKLADRHGRAPLLYVGLLLFALGSLVSGFAPTFDLLVLGRVIQGAGAGAIQPVTMTIVGDLWEVHERGKVQGIIGAVWGTSGAIGPLLGSLLATTIGWRWIFWINIPFALAAIGIVALAYREPARVRSTVPLDRLGVLCTAVGAFALLLAIEQVATLPMAILSAAAFGALIFVEGRAADPVIPVQILRSPRLGTGIALLGLVGAMMMVVLTWLPLRLIAGGGSIAASAALSPLLLGWPIAASRSPALMIKNGRQATIRLGALLLAIGAIALAGFVSSSAPIWVLAVIMFVMGLGFGLLSTTTVVDAQSTVAHGQRGVVTALGAFSRFLGGAIGVAALGALRGLPGPVAGHGMTWVFVGLAGVGLVTMVVAMGYAHDMHVEVSAAHA
- a CDS encoding DUF4287 domain-containing protein translates to MAGSEKVQGPASYFPSIEKKYGHPVAHWFGVLKRAGDLKHMELVALLKSEHGLGHGHANALVAYHLAKR